Proteins from a genomic interval of Rosa chinensis cultivar Old Blush chromosome 2, RchiOBHm-V2, whole genome shotgun sequence:
- the LOC121051449 gene encoding uncharacterized protein LOC121051449: MATAALLIEANPLMKLKQNTLLRTFRPLPSKPIALTFSNQRCFAPRIFKNPKPRCFLPADSKCHPSHSQSLNVLKDNRPAAANPNFTVAVNKVWEKCHRALREPAMAAVLFGLLVMCNPNSAALAAPVGRVGGSLTLTRTTLHHPSKYSSTTITTSDHYDDPIWEIAFYFFFDLYCLWGLFALLSPYPKFYTAALFIFGTVFTAIWVHSLGQTSVVKLQLQVTLSNTGRAVQTDLNRIAETADTSTRTGLRYVLRDTAVALFRQPDYCISGYSCVGVSKFTRAAAQQCFDKIVFRERVRYDEETIVNVDNIKTQSTTSQRSTNESHNDNVEVTILLAVDGKSKLPTIIDSSDLKKVMEELASIDPNRLLLGVEVLWTPQFSSHAASK, from the exons ATGGCAACAGCTGCGCTGCTCATTGAAGCCAACCCATTAATGAAATTGAAGCAAAACACCCTATTACGCACTTTTCGTCCTCTTCCATCAAAACCAATCGCATTAACGTTTAGCAATCAACGTTGCTTTGCTCCTAGAATATTTAAGAACCCTAAACCTCGATGTTTCTTGCCCGCCGACTCTAAATGTCATCCCTCTCATTCTCAGTCCCTCAATGTTCTTAAAGATAATCGGCCAGCGGCagcaaaccctaatttcacaGTCGCCGTTAATAAGGTATGGGAAAAGTGTCACAGGGCATTGAGGGAACCAGCAATGGCTGCCGTGCTGTTTGGTTTGTTAGTCATGTGCAACCCCAACTCAGCAGCGTTGGCTGCTCCGGTGGGTCGGGTCGGTGGAAGCTTGACACTCACGCGTACGACGTTGCACCATCCATCTAAATATTCTTCGACCACAATCACAACGTCCGACCACTACGATGATCCGATCTGGGAAATTgcattctattttttctttgatttataCTGTCTCTGGGGATTGTTTGCGTTGCTTTCGCCTTACCCCAAGTTTTACACGGCTGCTTTGTTTATTTTCGGGACAGTTTTCACCGCTATTTGGGTTCACTCTCTAGGTCAAACAAGTGTTGTCAAGCTCCAGCTTCAG GTTACTTTATCGAACACGGGACGAGCAGTGCAAACGGATCTTAATCGGATCGCTGAAACTGCAGATACCTCTACACGTACGGGTTTGAGGTATGTTTTGAGAG ATACAGCGGTAGCTCTATTTCGGCAACCTGATTATTGCATTTCCGGTTACTCATGT GTGGGTGTATCAAAGTTCACTAGAGCGGCTGCACAGCAATGCTTTGATAAAATTGTGTTCAGAGAGAGGGTTAGATATGACGAAGAGACCATTGTCAATGTGGACAATATAAAAACTCAAAGCACAACAAGTCAGAGATCAACTAATGAATCTCACAATGACAATGTAGAG GTTACAATTTTACTTGCTGTTGATGGAAAGTCTAAGCTGCCCACTATCATTGACAGCAGTGATTTGAAGAAAGTGATGGAAGAGCTTGCATCCATTGATCCCAACAGACTACTTTTA GGAGTAGAGGTACTGTGGACTCCTCAGTTCTCTTCACATGCGGCAAGCAAATAA
- the LOC112188425 gene encoding cystinosin homolog isoform X2, whose amino-acid sequence MVHQLLPTSHLKFSQKKCYWVELRFRATEFDQAFVVSHLQRHSLLQLRRSKTVLGEIWTRRGDVLELEVLIAFVCGKNADDTGAANDVAFSIHAILLTAITLFQVVIYERGSQKVSRISIGIVAAVWLGAAVCFFVALPTHSWLWLISIFNSIQVFMTAIKYIPQAIFNFTRKSTVGFSIGNILLDFSGGVANYAQMGVQSIDQGSWVNFYGNMGKTLLSLISIFFDLLFMGQHFVLYPAKGATISSKISKEESAEPLVKSSDDPVSENL is encoded by the exons ATGGTCCATCAGCTTTTACCCACAAGTCATCTTAAATTTTCGCAGAAAAAG TGTTATTGGGTTGAACTTCGATTTCGTGCTACTGAATTTGACCAAGCATTCGTCGTATCTCATTTACAACGCCACTCTCTACTTCAGCTCCGCCGTTCAAAAACAGTACTTGGAGAAATATGGACTCGGAGAG GAGATGTCTTAGAACTAGAAGTACTCATTGCTTTTGTATGTGGGAAGAATGCAGATGATACCGGTGCAGCGAATGATGTTGCGTTTTCTATTCATGCTATTTTGCTGACAGCAATTACCTTGTTCCAGGTTGTGATATACGAA CGTGGAAGTCAGAAGGTGTCCAGGATTTCCATTGGAATTGTTGCTGCCGTTTGGTTAGGTGCTGCAGTTTGTTTCTTCGTAGCTTTGCCAACCCATTCTTGGCTCTGGCTCATTTCCATTTTCAA CTCAATTCAAGTTTTTATGACAGCCATCAAATATATTCCTCAG GCAATCTTCAACTTCACGCGGAAGAGTACAGTTGGGTTTAGCATTGGCAACATTTTACTCGACTTTTCTGGAGGGGTGGCAAATTATGCACAAATGGGTGTGCAGTCCATAGATCAAG GTTCTTGGGTGAACTTTTATGGAAATATGGGGAAGACATTGCTGTCTTTG ATATCAATCTTCTTTGACCTTCTCTTCATGGGTCAGCATTTCGTACTGTATCCTGCCAAGGGAGCAACAATCTCTTCTAAAATAAGCAAGGAGGAGAGCGCGGAGCCACTCGTTAAGTCGTCTGATGACCCAGtatctgaaaatttatga
- the LOC112188425 gene encoding cystinosin homolog isoform X3, whose translation MVHQLLPTSHLKFSQKKCYWVELRFRATEFDQAFVVSHLQRHSLLQLRRSKTVLGEIWTRRDDTGAANDVAFSIHAILLTAITLFQVVIYERGSQKVSRISIGIVAAVWLGAAVCFFVALPTHSWLWLISIFNSIQVFMTAIKYIPQAIFNFTRKSTVGFSIGNILLDFSGGVANYAQMGVQSIDQGSWVNFYGNMGKTLLSLISIFFDLLFMGQHFVLYPAKGATISSKISKEESAEPLVKSSDDPVSENL comes from the exons ATGGTCCATCAGCTTTTACCCACAAGTCATCTTAAATTTTCGCAGAAAAAG TGTTATTGGGTTGAACTTCGATTTCGTGCTACTGAATTTGACCAAGCATTCGTCGTATCTCATTTACAACGCCACTCTCTACTTCAGCTCCGCCGTTCAAAAACAGTACTTGGAGAAATATGGACTCGGAGAG ATGATACCGGTGCAGCGAATGATGTTGCGTTTTCTATTCATGCTATTTTGCTGACAGCAATTACCTTGTTCCAGGTTGTGATATACGAA CGTGGAAGTCAGAAGGTGTCCAGGATTTCCATTGGAATTGTTGCTGCCGTTTGGTTAGGTGCTGCAGTTTGTTTCTTCGTAGCTTTGCCAACCCATTCTTGGCTCTGGCTCATTTCCATTTTCAA CTCAATTCAAGTTTTTATGACAGCCATCAAATATATTCCTCAG GCAATCTTCAACTTCACGCGGAAGAGTACAGTTGGGTTTAGCATTGGCAACATTTTACTCGACTTTTCTGGAGGGGTGGCAAATTATGCACAAATGGGTGTGCAGTCCATAGATCAAG GTTCTTGGGTGAACTTTTATGGAAATATGGGGAAGACATTGCTGTCTTTG ATATCAATCTTCTTTGACCTTCTCTTCATGGGTCAGCATTTCGTACTGTATCCTGCCAAGGGAGCAACAATCTCTTCTAAAATAAGCAAGGAGGAGAGCGCGGAGCCACTCGTTAAGTCGTCTGATGACCCAGtatctgaaaatttatga
- the LOC112188425 gene encoding cystinosin homolog isoform X1, translating to MASWNSVPLEITYQVLGWLAFISWSISFYPQVILNFRRKSVIGLNFDFVLLNLTKHSSYLIYNATLYFSSAVQKQYLEKYGLGENADDTGAANDVAFSIHAILLTAITLFQVVIYERGSQKVSRISIGIVAAVWLGAAVCFFVALPTHSWLWLISIFNSIQVFMTAIKYIPQAIFNFTRKSTVGFSIGNILLDFSGGVANYAQMGVQSIDQGSWVNFYGNMGKTLLSLISIFFDLLFMGQHFVLYPAKGATISSKISKEESAEPLVKSSDDPVSENL from the exons ATGGCGTCTTGGAATTCAGTCCCACTCGAAATCACATACCAAGTTCTGGGTTGGTTGGCCTTCATTTCATGGTCCATCAGCTTTTACCCACAAGTCATCTTAAATTTTCGCAGAAAAAG TGTTATTGGGTTGAACTTCGATTTCGTGCTACTGAATTTGACCAAGCATTCGTCGTATCTCATTTACAACGCCACTCTCTACTTCAGCTCCGCCGTTCAAAAACAGTACTTGGAGAAATATGGACTCGGAGAG AATGCAGATGATACCGGTGCAGCGAATGATGTTGCGTTTTCTATTCATGCTATTTTGCTGACAGCAATTACCTTGTTCCAGGTTGTGATATACGAA CGTGGAAGTCAGAAGGTGTCCAGGATTTCCATTGGAATTGTTGCTGCCGTTTGGTTAGGTGCTGCAGTTTGTTTCTTCGTAGCTTTGCCAACCCATTCTTGGCTCTGGCTCATTTCCATTTTCAA CTCAATTCAAGTTTTTATGACAGCCATCAAATATATTCCTCAG GCAATCTTCAACTTCACGCGGAAGAGTACAGTTGGGTTTAGCATTGGCAACATTTTACTCGACTTTTCTGGAGGGGTGGCAAATTATGCACAAATGGGTGTGCAGTCCATAGATCAAG GTTCTTGGGTGAACTTTTATGGAAATATGGGGAAGACATTGCTGTCTTTG ATATCAATCTTCTTTGACCTTCTCTTCATGGGTCAGCATTTCGTACTGTATCCTGCCAAGGGAGCAACAATCTCTTCTAAAATAAGCAAGGAGGAGAGCGCGGAGCCACTCGTTAAGTCGTCTGATGACCCAGtatctgaaaatttatga